The Thalassotalea sp. HSM 43 genome window below encodes:
- a CDS encoding 4a-hydroxytetrahydrobiopterin dehydratase has translation MSDLVKQECEACRADAPKVSEQELAELIREIPDWVPEVRDGVMMLEREFKFKNFKLALAFTNKVAELAEAEFHHPSILTEWGKVTITWWTHAINGLHRNDFICAAKTDALLEQ, from the coding sequence ATGAGCGACTTAGTAAAACAAGAATGTGAAGCATGCCGTGCAGACGCACCAAAAGTATCTGAACAAGAATTAGCTGAGCTTATTCGTGAAATCCCAGATTGGGTACCAGAAGTTCGTGATGGCGTGATGATGCTAGAGCGTGAATTTAAATTTAAAAACTTTAAGCTAGCGTTAGCCTTTACCAATAAGGTTGCAGAACTAGCGGAAGCTGAATTTCACCACCCGTCAATTTTGACCGAGTGGGGCAAAGTTACCATCACATGGTGGACCCATGCGATTAACGGTTTACACCGTAATGACTTTATCTGCGCGGCGAAAACCGACGCATTGCTGGAGCAATAA
- the maiA gene encoding maleylacetoacetate isomerase yields MTLYGYWRSSAAYRVRIALNLKNIAHQHKSVHLVKDGGQQHSDSYVTLNPNELVPTLVDGDFVVNQSLAIIDYLDEKYPQSPLYPQDLKDKTQVKALAYDIACDVHPLNNLRVLQYLSGPLAVSDAQKSEWYKHWISQGFAALETRLQQCAGKFCYKDQPSVADLCLIPQIYNAKRFNIDMSPYPTINRIEQECAKLNAFIDALPENQDDAS; encoded by the coding sequence ATTACCTTGTACGGTTATTGGCGCTCATCTGCCGCTTATCGAGTGCGCATTGCCCTAAATTTGAAAAACATTGCGCATCAACATAAGAGTGTGCATTTGGTCAAAGATGGTGGCCAACAGCACAGTGACAGTTATGTAACGTTAAACCCAAATGAATTGGTACCAACCTTGGTTGATGGCGATTTTGTCGTTAATCAATCGTTGGCGATTATCGATTACTTAGACGAAAAGTACCCACAATCGCCATTGTATCCACAGGATTTAAAAGACAAAACTCAGGTTAAAGCGCTGGCTTATGATATCGCCTGTGATGTGCATCCATTAAATAACTTGCGCGTATTGCAATATCTAAGTGGTCCTTTAGCGGTCAGCGATGCACAAAAGTCTGAGTGGTATAAGCACTGGATCAGCCAAGGCTTCGCTGCATTAGAAACTCGTTTACAGCAATGTGCCGGTAAATTTTGTTATAAAGATCAACCAAGTGTCGCTGATTTATGTTTGATCCCGCAGATATATAACGCGAAACGCTTCAATATTGATATGTCACCGTACCCAACCATAAATCGCATTGAACAAGAATGCGCGAAACTAAATGCTTTTATCGACGCCTTACCGGAAAACCAAGACGACGCAAGTTAG
- a CDS encoding DUF3014 domain-containing protein, giving the protein MSNQSEQHNQPDNSAGKKVFLIIIVIVLAIILYMFSGEPEQAPVTVAPEAKVEPIEPEPVAPIVEPEPTPEPEPEPVAPEPVEEKVALPELSQSDVFAKSTLEQLSFDKSMLDLVISDDLIRRTVVFAENFSRGELAYSHLPLKPLQQKYQVTESGLVEDGFQVDEDNWQRYQQYVDLLQSFEPQQLVAAYQQMQPLFEQAYEELGFPEQTFDDVIESCLQRILDAKVATGDEVLVQPKVVYEYQDQQIENMNEADKLLMRLGRENLLKLKAVALELDRAMKSKEP; this is encoded by the coding sequence TTGTCAAATCAATCAGAACAACATAATCAACCGGATAATTCCGCGGGCAAAAAGGTTTTTCTCATAATCATAGTGATTGTCTTGGCAATTATTTTGTATATGTTTAGTGGTGAACCGGAACAAGCGCCTGTCACCGTCGCACCTGAGGCAAAGGTCGAGCCAATAGAGCCTGAACCTGTAGCGCCGATTGTTGAACCCGAACCTACCCCAGAACCTGAGCCTGAACCCGTTGCCCCAGAACCGGTCGAAGAGAAAGTCGCCTTACCAGAGCTAAGTCAAAGTGATGTTTTTGCCAAGTCTACGCTTGAGCAATTGAGCTTCGATAAATCTATGCTGGATTTGGTGATCAGTGATGATCTAATACGTCGCACCGTGGTGTTTGCCGAAAATTTTTCTCGAGGTGAATTGGCGTACAGCCATCTACCATTGAAACCACTGCAACAGAAATATCAAGTAACAGAGTCTGGTCTGGTTGAAGACGGTTTTCAAGTTGATGAAGATAACTGGCAACGATATCAACAGTATGTCGATTTATTGCAATCGTTTGAGCCACAACAATTGGTCGCTGCCTATCAACAAATGCAGCCTCTATTTGAACAAGCTTATGAAGAATTAGGCTTTCCTGAACAAACATTCGATGACGTTATTGAATCGTGTTTACAACGCATTCTCGATGCTAAAGTGGCGACTGGTGATGAAGTCTTGGTACAACCAAAAGTGGTTTATGAATACCAAGATCAACAAATTGAAAACATGAATGAAGCGGATAAATTGCTGATGCGCCTTGGCCGTGAAAACTTACTTAAACTAAAAGCAGTTGCATTGGAGCTCGATAGAGCAATGAAGAGTAAGGAGCCATAA
- a CDS encoding lysophospholipid acyltransferase family protein, protein MQALPKVPQSIPRTNAPTTQKLGRWLLKMTGWTVVGEFPEEKKMIMAVAPHTSNWDFLVGLMTKMALDLRLNFLGKHTIFVGPLGVWLRSIGGIAIDRRSPHGVVGDMVEQFNRSEQLILAIAPEGTRSKVPNWKSGFLQMARQAGVPVFPIQFNYVKKQIEFMPIRYIGDDIDAELTDFKALFNADCAKNPQLF, encoded by the coding sequence GTGCAGGCTCTGCCTAAAGTCCCGCAATCTATTCCACGAACGAATGCGCCGACCACACAAAAGTTAGGACGTTGGCTACTGAAAATGACTGGTTGGACGGTAGTTGGTGAGTTTCCAGAAGAAAAGAAGATGATCATGGCGGTTGCACCGCACACCTCTAATTGGGACTTTTTAGTCGGTTTGATGACCAAAATGGCGCTCGATCTAAGGTTAAACTTCCTTGGTAAGCACACCATCTTTGTTGGACCTTTAGGGGTTTGGTTAAGATCTATCGGTGGTATTGCCATAGATAGGCGCAGTCCGCATGGTGTAGTCGGTGATATGGTTGAGCAGTTTAATCGCAGTGAGCAATTGATTTTGGCAATAGCGCCAGAAGGGACGCGTTCAAAAGTGCCAAACTGGAAGTCCGGTTTTTTGCAAATGGCACGACAAGCTGGGGTACCGGTATTTCCGATTCAGTTTAATTATGTAAAAAAACAAATTGAATTTATGCCGATTCGTTACATAGGCGATGACATTGATGCGGAACTAACGGATTTTAAAGCCTTGTTTAACGCCGACTGTGCAAAAAATCCGCAACTATTTTAA
- a CDS encoding YcjF family protein — protein MSQDDKYQQHILFSEPEIKQASDDSDLPESQLVLPEQAWQAVEEDIVQVSEQQQRSKPNWLWRTVGVLCVTIMGYELVDFFATGFVESPIITSIYAALLGCIGVVAGKYVVKELTGLRQFNKQQHQYQQADALLHDETVFDAKSFCQKLTGNLPLDTLNDGHQQFFDTLDDSLSDKEVLELYSKQVLHQVDDQAVKQIAKFSSEAVLMVALSPLAVMDMLLLLWRNLKMVDKIAGLYGVRLGYWSRVRLLRQVITNMAYAGASEIVADVGLDMLGVDALGRFSTRAAQGLGAGMLTTRLGLKALYLCRPIPFAETQKRPGIALVRGKVITQVKSLLSNKSKD, from the coding sequence ATGAGCCAAGATGACAAATATCAGCAGCATATTTTGTTTTCCGAACCAGAGATAAAACAAGCCAGTGACGATAGCGATTTACCGGAAAGTCAGTTGGTGTTGCCTGAACAGGCTTGGCAGGCGGTTGAAGAAGATATAGTGCAAGTGAGTGAGCAACAGCAGCGCTCTAAACCAAATTGGTTATGGCGCACCGTCGGGGTGTTGTGTGTGACCATTATGGGCTATGAGCTGGTGGATTTTTTTGCCACAGGTTTTGTTGAGTCACCGATAATAACCAGTATTTATGCGGCGTTATTAGGGTGTATCGGCGTTGTCGCCGGCAAGTACGTGGTAAAAGAATTAACTGGGCTTCGTCAGTTTAATAAACAGCAACACCAATACCAGCAAGCAGATGCATTGTTGCATGATGAAACTGTATTTGACGCGAAGTCGTTTTGTCAGAAGTTAACAGGCAACTTGCCATTGGATACGCTCAATGACGGTCATCAGCAGTTTTTTGATACCTTAGATGACAGCCTGAGTGACAAGGAAGTACTAGAGCTGTACAGCAAACAAGTCTTGCATCAGGTTGATGATCAAGCCGTTAAGCAAATCGCTAAATTCTCAAGTGAAGCGGTGTTGATGGTCGCATTAAGCCCGTTAGCCGTTATGGATATGTTGTTACTGCTGTGGCGTAATTTAAAAATGGTCGACAAAATCGCTGGATTATATGGCGTTAGACTGGGCTATTGGAGTCGTGTCCGCTTATTGCGTCAGGTCATAACCAATATGGCCTACGCTGGCGCGAGTGAGATAGTCGCCGATGTTGGCCTAGATATGCTCGGTGTTGATGCGCTTGGGCGTTTTTCAACGCGCGCTGCACAAGGACTCGGAGCGGGTATGCTAACCACGCGATTAGGCTTAAAGGCTTTGTACTTATGTCGTCCCATTCCTTTCGCAGAAACACAAAAAAGACCGGGTATAGCCTTAGTCCGTGGCAAGGTCATTACTCAGGTTAAGAGTCTACTGTCTAACAAGTCCAAAGATTAA
- the phhA gene encoding phenylalanine 4-monooxygenase, with protein sequence MSKSTSYVSKQGDENGFIDWTEQENASWEKLYKRQLECIKGKACDEFILGLEKLNLPQDRIPQLEEVSCVLREATGWQCQQVPALIGFGEFFRLLSEKKFPVATFIRREEDFDYLQEPDIFHEIFGHCPLLTNPAFANFTQMYGKLGLNASKQDRVFLARLYWFTIEFGLLNTEDGLRIYGGGILSSPGETQYAMHDENVIRKPLDVVDVFRTPYRIDIMQPVYFMLEQIKQLDDIAELDLLALLEEAKAMGMHEPLFPPKDVKIAS encoded by the coding sequence ATGAGCAAGTCAACCTCCTATGTATCAAAGCAGGGTGATGAGAACGGCTTTATTGACTGGACAGAACAAGAGAATGCCAGTTGGGAAAAGCTATACAAGCGTCAGCTTGAATGTATTAAGGGTAAAGCGTGTGATGAATTCATCCTTGGCCTTGAAAAATTAAACCTACCACAAGACCGTATCCCGCAGTTGGAAGAAGTCAGCTGTGTGTTAAGAGAAGCGACCGGTTGGCAATGCCAGCAAGTACCAGCGTTAATTGGTTTTGGTGAGTTCTTCCGTTTGTTATCAGAGAAGAAGTTTCCAGTCGCGACCTTCATTCGTCGTGAGGAAGATTTCGATTACCTGCAAGAGCCAGACATATTCCACGAAATTTTCGGCCATTGCCCATTATTAACCAACCCTGCATTTGCTAATTTTACCCAAATGTATGGCAAATTAGGCCTTAACGCCAGTAAACAAGATCGCGTTTTTCTGGCTCGTCTATACTGGTTTACCATTGAGTTTGGTTTACTTAACACCGAAGACGGTTTGCGCATTTATGGTGGTGGTATATTGTCATCTCCTGGTGAAACCCAATATGCCATGCACGATGAAAATGTGATTCGCAAACCATTGGATGTTGTTGACGTTTTCCGTACACCATATCGTATCGATATCATGCAGCCTGTTTATTTTATGCTAGAGCAAATAAAACAGTTAGATGATATCGCAGAGCTTGACCTATTAGCCTTGCTTGAAGAAGCCAAAGCTATGGGCATGCATGAACCGTTATTTCCACCTAAAGATGTAAAAATCGCTAGTTAA
- the tyrR gene encoding transcriptional regulator TyrR, with translation MRLEITCEDRVGIAQEVLAIFVDREINIKGIDAITESGQIFMHMPDLDFSQLQDFMPQLRLIDGVKDVKTTNYMPSERERIVLDTLVRTLPDPIISIDSRAAIYAINDVAQQKINCPLTEVVGQQLSNWIKGFNFNRYLEGEEVLPHTRRLKFMDEDFVADILPVSLPSENNIKVVAGAVVMLKSEARLGQQINAFNQPKDNDFSDVLVFSALMRKVVREARRMSLLDSSILLMGETGTGKELLARSCHLASERGEKPFVVVNCASMPDDACETELFGRLLSNGEVKKGIFELAEGGTIFLDEVAQMSGKLQSKLLRVLDDRRFRRIDDENEVEVDVRVISSTNADLLSMVETGQFREDLYYRLNVLGLNVPALRERRQDILPLADYFCKKACQTNHRTTVKIDDKCAEFMENYPWPGNVRQLENVILRAVSLLEGEVINIAHLQLPTYSQDSGYLEQEFDGTLEDAVKGFEAQLLRKLYPAYPSTRQLAKKLGLSHTAIANKLREYNINKKTVKI, from the coding sequence GTGCGATTAGAAATAACGTGTGAAGATCGTGTCGGTATTGCGCAAGAAGTGTTGGCGATTTTCGTCGACCGCGAGATCAATATCAAAGGTATCGATGCAATCACAGAATCCGGACAGATTTTCATGCACATGCCGGATTTGGACTTTAGCCAGTTGCAGGATTTTATGCCGCAATTACGCTTGATTGATGGCGTAAAAGATGTAAAAACCACCAATTACATGCCATCAGAACGTGAGCGTATTGTTCTCGATACGTTGGTGCGAACCTTACCTGACCCGATTATTTCCATTGATTCACGAGCGGCTATTTACGCCATTAATGACGTTGCTCAACAGAAAATTAATTGCCCCCTGACCGAAGTCGTTGGTCAGCAATTGAGTAACTGGATCAAAGGCTTTAACTTTAACCGTTACTTGGAAGGCGAAGAAGTGTTGCCACACACTCGCCGTTTGAAGTTTATGGATGAAGACTTTGTTGCTGATATTTTACCTGTAAGTCTGCCGTCAGAAAATAACATTAAGGTCGTCGCTGGTGCGGTGGTTATGCTGAAATCTGAAGCCCGTCTTGGCCAGCAGATTAATGCCTTTAACCAGCCTAAAGATAATGACTTTTCCGATGTATTAGTATTTTCCGCATTGATGCGAAAGGTTGTGCGTGAAGCCCGTCGTATGTCGTTATTGGACTCGTCTATTTTACTGATGGGTGAAACCGGTACCGGTAAAGAATTGCTTGCTCGTTCCTGCCATTTGGCCAGTGAACGCGGTGAGAAACCATTTGTTGTGGTCAATTGTGCCTCAATGCCGGATGATGCCTGTGAGACGGAATTATTTGGTCGCCTACTTAGCAATGGTGAGGTGAAAAAGGGCATCTTTGAATTAGCCGAAGGCGGTACCATTTTCCTTGATGAAGTTGCCCAGATGTCGGGTAAGCTGCAATCAAAATTACTGCGTGTATTAGATGACCGACGTTTTCGTCGTATCGACGATGAAAACGAAGTTGAAGTGGATGTGCGAGTGATCAGCTCGACCAACGCTGATCTGTTATCTATGGTTGAAACAGGTCAATTTAGAGAAGACTTGTATTATCGTCTTAATGTATTGGGTTTAAATGTGCCAGCCCTGCGCGAGCGACGTCAGGATATCCTGCCATTAGCCGATTATTTTTGTAAAAAGGCGTGCCAAACCAACCATAGAACGACGGTTAAAATAGACGATAAATGTGCTGAGTTTATGGAGAATTACCCATGGCCAGGTAATGTGCGCCAATTGGAAAATGTGATTTTGCGTGCGGTTTCCTTGCTGGAAGGTGAGGTGATAAATATTGCTCATTTGCAACTGCCAACCTACAGCCAGGACAGTGGCTATCTTGAGCAAGAGTTTGATGGCACGCTAGAAGATGCAGTCAAAGGCTTTGAAGCGCAGCTGTTGCGAAAGTTATATCCCGCATACCCAAGTACTCGCCAGTTAGCGAAAAAGCTGGGGTTAAGTCACACCGCAATTGCTAATAAATTGCGTGAATATAATATCAACAAAAAAACAGTGAAAATTTAA
- a CDS encoding YcjX family protein encodes MALFSGKSVKKITRKLGDSANELFNRSLDKHVSLAVTGLSQSGKTAFITSVVNQLINEGSGQPLAFFDVVHQGRFIGAKRVRQKHLHIPRFDYEAAMANLSSEEPMWPDATRSISELRLAMRYYPNEGMLKYATDMATVYLDITDYPGEWLLDLPMLELDFQQWSEQMKELLFAEPRYQLSQEFLQKLEQLDPFAPVDEKVLAALSAEYTQLLHKFRYQLGMSVIQPGRFILPGEHEGAPILQFVPFVHFEQLDMAKYRSADQDSMIGMLRARYLEYRERIVRRFYKKHFARFDRQIILIDTLTPLNNGSDAFNDLQHAISLIMESFSYGQSSLLSRLFSPKIDKLMFAATKADHITADQHSRLLSLLEQVVHKAKKTLSFDAIKMKSLAIASVKTTEQGKSEYQGQQLSVVKGKRADTGQVITLYPGAVPTKLPDANNWPDKGFNFIAFKPITAADEHIALAHIRLDQVLQFLLGDKLK; translated from the coding sequence ATGGCTTTATTTAGTGGTAAAAGTGTCAAAAAAATAACTCGTAAGCTTGGTGACAGCGCCAACGAACTGTTTAATCGCAGTCTCGATAAGCATGTCTCATTAGCGGTCACTGGGTTATCGCAAAGTGGTAAAACAGCCTTTATAACCTCGGTTGTTAATCAATTGATTAATGAAGGTTCTGGCCAACCTCTCGCCTTTTTTGATGTTGTTCATCAAGGTCGTTTTATTGGTGCTAAACGCGTCAGACAAAAACACTTGCACATACCTCGATTTGATTACGAAGCGGCGATGGCCAATTTATCAAGCGAGGAGCCGATGTGGCCGGATGCGACGAGAAGCATCAGTGAATTGCGCTTAGCCATGCGTTACTACCCAAACGAAGGCATGCTCAAATATGCCACTGATATGGCCACGGTATATTTAGATATCACCGATTACCCTGGAGAATGGCTACTCGACTTACCTATGCTTGAACTGGATTTTCAGCAATGGTCGGAACAAATGAAAGAGCTGTTATTCGCCGAGCCTCGTTATCAATTAAGCCAAGAGTTTCTGCAAAAATTAGAGCAACTCGACCCATTTGCGCCTGTCGATGAGAAAGTGTTGGCGGCGTTATCTGCAGAATATACGCAGCTGCTACATAAATTTCGTTATCAATTGGGGATGTCGGTGATTCAACCTGGGCGTTTTATTTTACCCGGTGAACATGAAGGCGCGCCAATTTTGCAATTTGTGCCGTTTGTACACTTTGAGCAGCTTGATATGGCTAAATATCGCAGTGCAGACCAAGATTCAATGATAGGCATGCTACGAGCTCGTTATCTTGAATACCGAGAGCGCATCGTACGCCGCTTTTATAAGAAACATTTCGCTCGATTTGATCGGCAAATTATTTTGATAGACACCCTGACACCACTGAACAATGGTAGTGATGCCTTTAATGATTTGCAGCACGCCATTAGTTTAATTATGGAAAGCTTTAGCTACGGTCAATCAAGTCTCCTGTCGCGCTTGTTTTCGCCGAAAATAGATAAACTTATGTTTGCGGCAACCAAAGCCGATCACATTACGGCCGATCAACATAGTCGATTATTGTCCTTGCTTGAACAAGTCGTTCACAAAGCCAAGAAAACATTGAGTTTTGATGCCATTAAAATGAAATCATTGGCAATAGCCTCAGTGAAAACAACCGAGCAAGGCAAAAGTGAATATCAAGGCCAGCAATTGAGTGTCGTAAAAGGTAAGCGAGCAGATACTGGGCAGGTCATTACATTATACCCAGGTGCGGTTCCTACTAAGTTACCAGACGCCAACAACTGGCCCGACAAAGGCTTTAATTTTATTGCGTTCAAGCCGATAACTGCGGCGGATGAGCATATCGCTTTAGCGCATATTCGCCTTGATCAGGTATTGCAATTTTTATTGGGAGACAAATTAAAATGA